The following coding sequences are from one Culex quinquefasciatus strain JHB chromosome 1, VPISU_Cqui_1.0_pri_paternal, whole genome shotgun sequence window:
- the LOC6047047 gene encoding 5-hydroxyisourate hydrolase: protein MGLSTHILDTSRGRPAANVAVTLFRGTSNAGDAWEKAGQGVTDGDGRYKGFYGDNPAGFTSGIYKLRFEVGQYYEGLQVETLYPFVEIVFNIKDASQHYHIPLLLNPFGYSTYRGS from the exons ATGGGTCTTTCAACGCACATCCTGGACACGAGCCGTGGCCGGCCGGCGGCCAACGTGGCAGTTACGTTGTTCCGCGGTACTTCCAACGCCGGGGATGCCTGGGAGAAGGCTGGCCAGGGGGTGACCGATGGCGATGGTCGGTACAAGGGCTTCTACGGGGACAATCCGGCTGGCTTTACGAGTGGGATCTACAAGCTGCGGTTCGAGGTTGGCCAGTACTACGAGGGACTGCAGGTCGAGACGCTGTACCCGTTTGTGGAG ATTGTATTCAACATCAAGGACGCCAGTCAACACTACCACATTCCACTGCTGCTGAATCCGTTTGGATATTCCACGTATCGTGGATCTTAA
- the LOC6047048 gene encoding prostaglandin reductase 1 codes for MVIVAKKWIYAKAFSGFPTGENFRLEQETLGELKDNEFLAEALFLSVDPYMRPYMAQYPEGSVMIGGQVAKVVASRNARFPVGCHVHGSFGWRTHTICNPDEGEKNWAPYLLPDFGQEPLSLGVGVLGMPGCTAYFGFLEICRPKEGETVVVSGAAGAVGSLVGQIGKIKGCRVIGIAGTDEKCAWLRELGFDHAINYKTADIGAELKVAAPNGVDCYFDNVGGKTTEIVRGQMNNFGRISVCGTISNYNAEQPTMVVDPQRDYVWKQLRQEGFMCWRWLDRWVECIKQHLIWIKEGKLKYRETFTDGFEQMPKAFIGMLNGENVGKAVVKV; via the exons ATGGTCATCGTCGCTAAGAAATGGATATACGCCAAGGCGTTCTCCGGTTTTCCAACCGGAGAAAATTTCCGCCTCGAGCAGGAAACCCTCGGCGAGCTGAAGGATAATG aattcctCGCCGAAGCGCTCTTCCTCAGCGTCGATCCGTACATGCGACCGTACATGGCGCAATATCCGGAGGGTTCCGTCATGATCGGAGGGCAGGTGGCCAAGGTGGTTGCCAGTCGGAACGCGCGCTTCCCCGTGGGTTGTCACGTGCATGGGAGCTTCGGTTGGCGCACGCATACGATTTGCAATCCGGACGAGGGCGAGAAAAATTGGGCGCCGTATTTGTTGCCGGATTTTGGACAGGAACCGCTTTCGCTGGGGGTTGGAGTGCTGGGGATGCCGGGTTGTACGGCGTACTTTGGATTTTTGGAGATTTGCAGGCCGAAGGAGGGGGAGACGGTTGTGGTGAGTGGGGCGGCCGGGGCTGTTGGAAGTCTTGTTGGGCAGATCGGGAAGATTAAGGGATGTAGGGTGATTGGGATCGCCGGGACGGATGAGAAGTGTGCGTGGCTGAGGGAGCTCGGGTTTGACCATGCGATCAACTATAAAACGGCGGATATTGGGGCGGAACTGAAAGTGGCCGCTCCGAACGGAGTGGACTGCTACTTTGACAACGTCGGAGGCAAGACGACGGAGATCGTGCGGGGACAGATGAACAACTTTGGCCGGATTTCCGTGTGTGGAACCATTTCCAACTACAATGCGGAACAACCGACGATGGTGGTTGATCCGCAGCGGGACTACGTTTGGAAGCAGCTTCGTCAGGAGGGTTTCATGTGCTGGCGCTGGCTTGATCGTTGGGTCGAGTGCATTAAACAACATCTGATTTGGATCAAGGAGGGGAAGCTCAAGTACCGGGAGACCTTTACCGATGGGTTCGAGCAGATGCCGAAGGCCTTCATCGGAATGTTGAACGGAGAGAATGTCGGAAAGGCGGTGGTCAAAGTTTGA
- the LOC6047045 gene encoding uncharacterized protein LOC6047045: MAPIAPSIYAAIVTCLGFACFALSATAVGLPVWGRFRSRTPGFEDQGYFGPWKLCRQLTFRERCGNGVSYFKPSDAIFASGLLATFACVAFGLYCVLCILQIAMISSRDKIVMRYTTLVVQKLLLALVGAVLALVGAILFGVTADSSRGQFEVSRGASFYLQLVVVGLSLCLAVAAVLDLVLARRPGGDPTMLPTVSIAGSERSTPTTVVNPGYRDNGRGGRGSRVGISVTDSSGRPYTGGSTATMASGSVQSMNTTLTSMTGSSTVSTTATPLRSSLKKPKPPSSTDTLGIQNPGYQSPRLSRNGSVKKVRIQTHDTEV; the protein is encoded by the exons ATGGCACCAATCGCGCCCAGTATTTACGCTGCCATCGTGACCTGTCTGGGATTTGCGTGCTTCGCGCTGAGTGCCACCGCCGTCGGGCTGCCGGTGTGGGGCCGGTTCCGCAGCCGGACAC CCGGCTTCGAAGACCAGGGATACTTCGGCCCGTGGAAGCTCTGCCGCCAGTTGACTTTTAGGGAGCGGTGCGGCAACGGAGTGTCGTACTTTAAGCCATCCG ATGCCATCTTCGCGTCCGGCCTGCTGGCCACCTTTGCCTGCGTCGCGTTCGGCCTGTACTGCGTGCTGTGCATCCTGCAGATCGCCATGATCTCGTCCCGGGACAAGATCGTCATGCGATACACAACTCTAGTCGTTCAGAAGCTGCTGCTGGCGCTGGTCGGAGCCGTGCTGGCCCTGGTCGGTGCCATCCTGTTCGGGGTCACCGCCGACAGTAGCCGCGGCCAGTTCGAGGTGTCCCGCGGAGCGTCCTTCTACCTGCAGCTGGTCGTGGTAGGACTCTCGCTGTGCCTAGCCGTGGCGGCCGTGCTGGATCTCGTCCTGGCCCGGAGACCCGGCGGCGATCCCACGATGCTGCCGACGGTTTCGATCGCCGGCAGCGAGAGGTCCACGCCGACCACCGTCGTCAACCCCGGCTACCGGGACAACGGGCGGGGTGGCCGCGGCAGTCGAGTTG GCATCTCCGTGACGGATTCGTCCGGCCGGCCGTACACCGGCGGCAGCACCGCCACCATGGCCTCGGGTAGCGTCCAGTCGATGAACACCACCCTGACGTCGATGACGGGCTCGAGCACGGTCAGCACGACGGCCACGCCGCTCCGGTCCAGCCTGAAGAAGCCCAAACCGCCCAGCAGCACCGACACGCTCGGCATCCAGAACCCGGGCTACCAATCGCCGCGGCTGTCCCGCAACGGCAGCGTCAAGAAGGTCCGCATTCAGACGCACGACACCGAGGTGTAG